The following are encoded together in the Citrobacter arsenatis genome:
- the tssB gene encoding type VI secretion system contractile sheath small subunit → MADSFQNEVPKARINLKLDLHTGGVSKKTELPLKLLIAGDFSNGQESAPLSDRKKVNLNKNNFDSVLSEYSPKINLTVKNTLAGDGSEDNINLTFQSMKDFSPEQISRQIPQLKAMLSMRNLLRDLKANLLDNQAFRKELEKILLDPALSAELRSELSALAPKQP, encoded by the coding sequence ATGGCTGACAGTTTCCAGAATGAAGTGCCAAAGGCACGTATTAATCTCAAGCTCGATCTGCATACGGGAGGCGTTAGCAAGAAAACTGAACTCCCTCTGAAATTACTTATTGCGGGCGATTTCAGTAATGGTCAGGAATCTGCGCCATTGTCAGATCGTAAAAAAGTTAATCTGAACAAAAATAATTTTGACTCAGTACTTAGCGAATACTCTCCAAAAATAAACCTTACCGTTAAAAATACGCTTGCTGGCGACGGTAGCGAAGACAACATCAACCTGACTTTCCAGAGCATGAAAGATTTTTCTCCGGAACAGATTTCTCGCCAAATACCCCAACTGAAAGCCATGCTTTCCATGCGTAATCTACTTCGCGATTTAAAAGCGAACCTGCTGGACAATCAGGCTTTCAGAAAGGAGCTGGAAAAAATTCTGCTGGATCCTGCCCTAAGCGCAGAACTCAGATCCGAACTTTCGGCCCTGGCACCTAAACAGCCCTAA